A stretch of the Dyella telluris genome encodes the following:
- a CDS encoding ABC transporter permease, with the protein MNFRRLWAIIMKELRQLRRDRVTLAMIMGMPIMQLLLFGYAINLNLRDLPAAVVDQAQTAGSRAAVQDLLASGVIKVEASAQSPQQLLDLLREGRISVGIAVPPDFERRKLDGREAIQVMVDGSDNVVQSAAAQLAQYPLNQPDDFHARTQTPISVVSFYNPERRSPVNIVPGLIGVILTMTMVLFTAVAIVRETERGNMELLITTPVSRTELMIGKVLPYAAIGLVQTTLVLMLGVWLFRVPIRGSLWDVYLASVLLILANLSLGLLISTRARSQFQAMQMTFFVFLPSILLSGFMFPFDGMPLPAQWISEALPLTHFIRLIRGIMLRGADLADLWHDGVALLAFIAIMLTLAIRLFHKRLD; encoded by the coding sequence ATGAACTTCCGGCGGCTGTGGGCGATCATCATGAAGGAGCTGCGCCAGCTGCGCCGCGACCGCGTGACGCTGGCCATGATCATGGGCATGCCGATCATGCAGTTGCTGCTGTTCGGCTACGCGATCAACCTCAACCTGCGCGACCTGCCCGCCGCCGTCGTCGATCAGGCGCAGACCGCCGGTTCGCGCGCCGCCGTGCAGGACCTGCTCGCCAGCGGCGTCATCAAGGTCGAAGCCAGCGCGCAATCGCCGCAGCAACTGCTGGACCTGCTTCGTGAAGGACGCATCAGCGTGGGCATCGCGGTGCCGCCGGATTTCGAACGCCGCAAGCTCGACGGCCGCGAAGCCATCCAGGTGATGGTGGACGGCAGCGACAACGTGGTGCAGTCGGCCGCTGCGCAACTGGCGCAATACCCGCTCAACCAGCCTGACGATTTCCACGCACGGACGCAGACGCCGATCAGCGTGGTCAGTTTCTACAATCCGGAACGACGCTCCCCGGTGAACATCGTGCCCGGACTGATCGGCGTCATCCTCACCATGACCATGGTGCTGTTCACCGCCGTGGCCATCGTGCGCGAAACAGAGCGCGGCAATATGGAACTGCTGATCACCACGCCAGTCAGCCGCACGGAACTCATGATTGGCAAGGTGTTGCCGTATGCGGCCATCGGCCTGGTGCAGACCACCCTGGTGCTGATGCTGGGCGTGTGGCTGTTCCGCGTGCCTATCCGCGGCAGCCTGTGGGATGTCTACCTGGCGTCGGTGCTGCTGATTCTCGCCAACCTGTCGCTGGGCCTGCTCATTTCCACCCGGGCACGCTCGCAATTCCAGGCGATGCAGATGACGTTCTTCGTGTTCCTGCCGTCGATCCTGCTGTCCGGCTTCATGTTTCCCTTTGACGGCATGCCGTTGCCTGCGCAGTGGATCTCCGAGGCATTGCCGCTGACGCACTTCATCCGGCTGATCCGCGGCATCATGCTGCGCGGCGCCGACCTTGCCGACCTGTGGCACGACGGCGTGGCGTTGCTGGCCTTCATCGCGATCATGCTGACGCTGGCGATTCGCTTGTTCCATAAGCGGTTGGATTGA
- a CDS encoding DUF3761 domain-containing protein, with translation MKSYGLIAVLFAGLLAGPAIHAQQSAAPAGSTGQCKDGSYTNHATKKGACSGHQGVKEWYTAAAPAAAAPAAAPAAAPAAAPAAAAAPASKSAKSTGTQPPANAAPGGGPGLVWVNDSSKVYHCQGDKWYGKTKAGSYMSEADAKAKGYHADHGKACTQ, from the coding sequence ATGAAGTCGTATGGTTTGATCGCAGTGTTGTTCGCAGGTCTTCTGGCCGGTCCGGCCATCCACGCACAGCAGTCCGCCGCACCGGCCGGCTCGACCGGGCAGTGCAAGGACGGCAGCTATACCAACCACGCTACCAAGAAGGGTGCGTGCTCGGGTCACCAGGGCGTCAAGGAGTGGTACACCGCCGCTGCGCCTGCCGCCGCTGCCCCCGCCGCGGCTCCCGCAGCAGCACCTGCGGCAGCCCCGGCCGCTGCGGCAGCACCCGCCAGCAAGAGCGCCAAATCCACAGGCACGCAACCGCCGGCCAACGCCGCGCCGGGTGGCGGCCCGGGCCTGGTCTGGGTGAACGACAGCAGCAAGGTCTATCACTGCCAGGGCGACAAGTGGTACGGCAAGACCAAGGCAGGCTCGTACATGAGCGAAGCCGATGCGAAGGCCAAGGGCTATCACGCGGATCACGGCAAGGCGTGTACGCAGTAA
- a CDS encoding CocE/NonD family hydrolase: MPIRNTLLAVATLAAFTAALAHAQTAPLTPDVPQKAFVADTAGYDYVKREVMIPMRDGVKLHTVIVIPKGAHNAPILLTRTPYDASGRTERFVSPHMDATLPQGDEVFVHSGYIRVFQDVRGKYGSEGEYVMTRPLRGPLNSSEVDHSTDAYDTIDWLVKNLPESNGRVGMLGSSYEGFTVVMALIHPHPALKVAAPESPMVDGWMGDDWFHYGAYRQTNFDYITGQTEKKGKGSGVPRVGYDDYSNFLSAGSAGDYARAHGLEQLPFWRKLDEHPAYDAFWQGQALDKIMAAQPLSVPTMWLQGLWDQEDMWGAIHSYEATEPKDKGNDKNYLVMGPWRHSQVNYEGRSLGPLQWDGDTALQFRRDVLKPFFDQYLVAGAPKANTPPVLIYNTGENHWDRYKSWPLSCDKGCANKPKALYLGANGALSFNAPAADAAKFDEYVSDPAKPVPYQPRPVHFADHDAWTRWLVNDQRFADGRPDVLTYVTEPLTAPVHIGGAPEVNLYASTSGTDSDWVVKLIDVYPDTVPSNPEMGGYELAVSLDIFRGRYRTSFEHPAALTPDQPLLYSFGLPTTNHVFQPGHRIMVQVQSSLFPLYDRNPQTFVPNIFDAKPADYRKATQRVWHTPGTASSISLPVVPNG, from the coding sequence ATGCCCATCCGCAACACCTTGCTCGCCGTGGCCACGCTTGCCGCGTTCACCGCCGCCCTGGCCCATGCGCAAACGGCGCCGCTCACGCCCGACGTGCCGCAGAAGGCCTTCGTCGCCGACACCGCCGGCTACGACTACGTGAAGCGCGAGGTGATGATCCCGATGCGCGATGGCGTGAAGCTGCACACCGTCATCGTGATTCCCAAGGGCGCGCACAACGCGCCGATCCTGCTTACGCGCACGCCGTATGACGCCAGCGGCCGCACCGAGCGCTTCGTCTCGCCGCACATGGACGCCACCCTGCCGCAGGGCGACGAGGTGTTCGTGCACAGCGGCTACATCCGCGTGTTCCAGGATGTGCGCGGCAAGTACGGTTCGGAAGGCGAGTACGTGATGACGCGTCCGCTGCGCGGCCCGCTCAACTCCAGTGAAGTGGACCACTCCACCGACGCCTACGACACCATCGACTGGCTGGTGAAGAACCTGCCCGAATCGAACGGCCGCGTGGGCATGCTCGGTTCGTCGTATGAAGGTTTCACCGTGGTGATGGCGCTGATCCACCCGCACCCGGCGCTCAAGGTGGCCGCACCGGAAAGCCCGATGGTGGACGGCTGGATGGGTGACGACTGGTTCCATTACGGCGCCTACCGCCAGACCAACTTCGACTACATCACCGGCCAGACCGAGAAGAAGGGCAAGGGCAGCGGCGTGCCGCGCGTGGGCTATGACGATTACAGCAACTTCCTCAGCGCCGGTTCCGCCGGCGATTACGCGCGTGCGCACGGCCTTGAGCAGCTGCCGTTCTGGCGCAAGCTGGACGAACACCCGGCCTACGACGCGTTCTGGCAGGGCCAGGCGCTGGACAAGATCATGGCCGCGCAGCCGCTGAGCGTGCCCACCATGTGGCTGCAGGGCCTGTGGGACCAGGAAGACATGTGGGGTGCCATCCACAGCTACGAAGCCACCGAACCCAAGGACAAGGGCAACGACAAGAACTACCTGGTGATGGGCCCGTGGCGCCACAGCCAGGTGAATTACGAAGGCCGCTCGCTGGGCCCGCTGCAATGGGACGGCGACACCGCCCTGCAGTTCCGCCGCGACGTGCTCAAGCCGTTCTTCGACCAGTATCTGGTAGCCGGTGCGCCCAAGGCGAACACGCCGCCCGTGCTGATCTACAACACCGGTGAAAACCACTGGGATCGCTACAAGTCCTGGCCGCTGAGCTGCGACAAGGGCTGCGCGAACAAGCCCAAGGCGCTTTATCTGGGCGCCAACGGTGCGCTGTCGTTCAACGCGCCGGCCGCGGACGCCGCCAAGTTCGACGAGTACGTGTCCGATCCGGCCAAGCCCGTGCCGTACCAGCCGCGCCCGGTACACTTCGCCGACCACGACGCGTGGACCCGCTGGCTGGTGAACGACCAGCGCTTTGCGGATGGGCGTCCGGACGTGCTCACTTATGTGACCGAGCCGCTCACCGCACCGGTGCACATCGGCGGCGCGCCGGAGGTGAACCTGTATGCCTCCACCAGTGGCACCGACAGCGACTGGGTGGTGAAGCTGATCGACGTGTACCCCGATACCGTCCCGTCCAACCCGGAAATGGGTGGCTATGAGCTGGCCGTGTCGCTGGACATCTTCCGTGGCCGTTACCGCACCAGCTTCGAGCACCCGGCCGCGCTCACGCCCGACCAGCCGCTGCTCTACAGCTTCGGCCTGCCCACCACCAACCACGTGTTCCAGCCGGGTCACCGCATCATGGTGCAGGTGCAGTCCAGCCTGTTCCCGCTGTACGACCGCAACCCGCAGACCTTCGTGCCGAACATCTTCGACGCCAAGCCTGCCGACTACCGCAAGGCGACGCAGCGCGTGTGGCACACCCCCGGCACGGCCAGCTCGATCAGCCTGCCGGTGGTCCCCAACGGCTGA
- a CDS encoding HlyD family secretion protein yields the protein MKTDRRLLGLLATIALAGCHPAPPQVLGTVEFDRITLPAPAAEHIVTIDVREGQYVPAGTRIMQLETTRTQAALDTARADLQQQQQALLELQRGPREEQIRQARSNLAGAQAQARDANAYYQRLSALSLQRYISAADLDRAKASAGNADAAVAADRAALDQLVNGSRVEDIAQAQAQVAAAAANAASRAVDREKLDLTAPRDVRVDSLPYKLGDQAQPGTPLVILLASDTPYARVYVPAALRPSIQVGDEAIVTLHDGKRQFRGKVRMIRSEPTFTPYYALSGDDATRLSYLAEIALGTDARELPQGFPVSAEFPGKRIHD from the coding sequence ATGAAGACTGATCGTCGCCTGCTGGGCCTGCTGGCCACCATCGCGCTTGCCGGCTGCCATCCTGCGCCGCCTCAGGTGTTGGGCACGGTGGAATTCGACCGCATCACCCTGCCCGCGCCGGCCGCCGAACACATCGTGACCATCGACGTGCGCGAGGGCCAATACGTGCCCGCCGGCACACGCATCATGCAGCTGGAAACCACGCGCACACAGGCGGCGCTGGACACTGCGCGTGCCGACCTGCAGCAGCAGCAACAGGCGCTGCTTGAACTGCAGCGCGGCCCGCGCGAGGAACAGATCCGCCAGGCGCGCTCCAACCTCGCCGGCGCACAGGCGCAGGCGCGCGACGCGAACGCCTATTACCAGCGGCTCTCCGCCCTGTCGCTGCAGCGCTACATCTCCGCGGCAGACCTGGATCGCGCGAAGGCATCCGCCGGCAATGCCGATGCCGCCGTGGCAGCCGACCGCGCCGCACTGGACCAGCTGGTCAACGGTTCGCGCGTGGAAGACATCGCGCAGGCCCAGGCCCAGGTGGCCGCCGCAGCCGCCAACGCGGCATCGCGTGCAGTGGACCGGGAAAAGCTGGACCTCACCGCGCCGCGCGACGTGCGCGTGGACAGCCTGCCCTACAAGCTGGGTGACCAGGCGCAACCGGGCACACCCCTGGTGATCCTGCTTGCCAGCGACACGCCTTATGCGCGTGTGTATGTGCCCGCTGCGCTGCGGCCATCGATCCAGGTGGGTGACGAAGCCATCGTCACCCTGCATGACGGCAAGCGCCAGTTTCGCGGCAAGGTGCGCATGATTCGCAGCGAACCCACCTTCACGCCCTACTACGCGTTGAGCGGCGATGACGCCACGCGGCTCAGCTATCTGGCCGAAATTGCCCTGGGCACGGATGCACGCGAACTCCCGCAGGGTTTCCCCGTTTCCGCCGAGTTTCCGGGCAAGCGCATTCATGACTGA
- a CDS encoding RcnB family protein, which translates to MKKTLFALMIGAVMVSGTVAASPQQYDDHHDQQDHDRYDHGHDRDHDHDHDRGHDHDHDRDYDRGYDHDHDRRDYVIVHDRGNHEGWYHRGGYVPAEYYRDQRYYADYRVYHLAPPPPEHVWVRSDTGDFLLVAVATGIIADMVINH; encoded by the coding sequence ATGAAGAAGACCCTGTTCGCACTGATGATTGGCGCAGTGATGGTTTCCGGCACGGTTGCCGCCTCGCCGCAGCAGTACGACGACCACCATGATCAGCAGGACCACGATCGCTACGATCATGGGCACGACCGCGATCACGACCATGACCATGACCGTGGGCACGATCACGATCATGATCGCGACTACGACCGTGGTTACGACCACGACCATGATCGCCGCGACTACGTGATCGTGCACGATCGTGGCAACCATGAAGGCTGGTACCACCGTGGCGGCTACGTTCCGGCGGAGTACTACCGCGACCAGCGCTATTACGCCGACTACCGCGTGTACCACCTTGCGCCGCCGCCGCCGGAGCACGTGTGGGTGCGCAGCGATACCGGCGATTTCCTGCTGGTGGCCGTCGCCACCGGCATCATTGCCGACATGGTGATCAACCACTGA
- a CDS encoding NADPH-dependent FMN reductase, which yields MSKIRVAVLVGSLRKDSFNRHLARAVERLSPADFSFDHVRIDNLPLYNQDFDADYPPECKRLKDEIAAADALLFVTPEYNRSIPGVLKNAIDIASRPWGTNSFAGKPGAVIGISVGATGTALSQQHLRNVLSYLDVSVLPQPEVFIQNKDGLLDADGKIGNEGTQKFLQGFVDRYVAWVKLHLRR from the coding sequence ATGAGCAAGATCCGTGTGGCCGTCTTGGTGGGCAGCCTGCGCAAGGATTCCTTCAACCGCCATCTGGCGCGTGCGGTGGAACGGCTGTCGCCGGCCGACTTCAGCTTCGACCATGTGCGCATCGACAATCTGCCGCTGTACAACCAGGATTTCGACGCCGACTACCCGCCCGAGTGCAAGCGGCTCAAGGACGAGATCGCCGCCGCCGATGCGCTGCTGTTCGTGACGCCGGAATACAACCGCTCCATTCCGGGTGTGCTGAAGAACGCCATCGACATCGCCTCGCGCCCCTGGGGCACCAACTCCTTCGCGGGCAAGCCGGGCGCAGTGATCGGCATTTCCGTGGGCGCCACCGGCACGGCGCTGTCGCAGCAGCATCTGCGCAACGTGCTCTCCTACCTCGATGTTTCCGTGCTGCCGCAACCGGAGGTATTCATCCAGAACAAGGATGGCCTGCTCGATGCCGACGGCAAGATCGGCAACGAAGGCACGCAGAAGTTCCTGCAGGGGTTCGTGGACCGCTATGTGGCCTGGGTGAAGCTGCACCTCAGGCGCTGA
- a CDS encoding ABC transporter ATP-binding protein — protein sequence MHARGLTKRFGALVAVNQVDLDVPRACVYGFLGPNGSGKSTTIRMLCGLLTPSAGEINVLGLAIPRQAEALKRRIGYMTQKFSLFDDLSVRQNLEFLATVQGLSRQDTRTRVDELLQRYRLDDRQEQLAGTLSGGQKQRLALAGAIVHKPELLFLDEPTSAVDPESRRDFWEKLFELADAGTTILVSTHYMDEAERCHRLAILDNGNLVADGQPKELTGKLQGRTFVIRADSPRRAKEALDGHPDVLSVAQIGNELRVLMRRDDVTLDAFRQSLHGVDTAMDVESVTPNLEDVFVVATRKPEQHEGQPA from the coding sequence ATCCACGCGCGGGGGCTTACCAAGCGCTTCGGTGCGCTGGTGGCGGTGAACCAGGTGGATCTCGATGTGCCGCGTGCCTGCGTGTACGGCTTCCTCGGCCCCAACGGCTCGGGCAAGTCCACCACCATCCGCATGCTGTGTGGGCTGCTGACGCCGAGTGCCGGCGAGATCAACGTGCTGGGGCTGGCCATTCCACGGCAGGCCGAAGCACTGAAGCGTCGCATCGGCTACATGACGCAGAAATTCTCGCTATTCGACGACCTGTCGGTGCGACAGAACCTGGAATTCCTCGCCACCGTGCAGGGCCTGTCGCGCCAGGACACGCGCACGCGCGTGGACGAACTGCTGCAGCGCTACCGCCTGGACGACCGGCAGGAACAGCTGGCCGGCACCCTGAGCGGCGGCCAGAAGCAGCGCCTGGCGCTGGCCGGCGCCATCGTGCACAAGCCCGAACTGCTGTTCCTGGACGAGCCCACCAGCGCGGTGGATCCGGAGTCGCGCCGCGACTTCTGGGAGAAGCTGTTCGAACTCGCCGATGCGGGCACCACCATCCTCGTCTCCACGCACTACATGGACGAAGCCGAACGCTGTCACCGCCTGGCCATCCTCGACAACGGCAATCTGGTCGCCGATGGTCAACCCAAGGAACTCACCGGGAAGCTGCAAGGCCGCACGTTCGTGATCCGTGCCGACTCGCCCCGCCGGGCCAAGGAAGCGCTGGATGGCCATCCGGACGTCCTGAGCGTGGCGCAGATCGGCAATGAACTGCGCGTGCTCATGCGCCGCGACGACGTCACCCTCGATGCGTTCCGGCAGAGTCTGCATGGCGTGGACACCGCCATGGACGTCGAAAGCGTGACGCCGAACCTGGAGGACGTGTTCGTCGTTGCCACGCGCAAGCCGGAACAGCACGAAGGGCAACCGGCATGA
- a CDS encoding TetR/AcrR family transcriptional regulator, with product MTSSTRPPRRAPGRPGTDSPDLRAKLLDAALTCFVRDGIAATSLRGIAAQAGVTPAMLNYYFGSKQALRDAIFDERLMPAIMQLREGVATAGDDVRTMVTRFVQGMLGLVDAHPWLPSLWVREVLCEGGALRELLLTRIGPDLPRFLASRFAEAQREGVINPSLDPRLLVVSLIGLTMFPAAGAPIWRQIFQADLGTEVLAQHALALLGHGMEPRHED from the coding sequence ATGACCTCCTCGACCCGTCCTCCTCGCCGCGCCCCCGGCCGCCCCGGCACCGACAGCCCTGACCTGCGCGCCAAGCTGCTCGATGCGGCGCTGACCTGTTTCGTCCGGGACGGCATCGCGGCCACCTCGTTGCGTGGCATCGCCGCGCAGGCCGGCGTAACGCCCGCCATGCTCAACTACTACTTCGGCAGCAAGCAGGCGCTGCGCGACGCGATCTTCGACGAGCGCCTGATGCCCGCGATCATGCAGCTGCGCGAAGGCGTCGCCACCGCCGGCGACGATGTGCGCACCATGGTCACGCGCTTCGTACAAGGCATGCTCGGCCTGGTCGACGCCCATCCATGGCTCCCTTCCCTTTGGGTGCGCGAAGTGCTGTGCGAAGGTGGCGCGCTGCGCGAACTGCTGCTCACCCGCATCGGGCCCGACTTGCCGCGCTTCCTGGCCAGCCGCTTCGCCGAAGCGCAGCGAGAGGGTGTCATCAACCCGTCGCTCGATCCACGTCTGCTGGTGGTCTCGCTGATTGGACTGACCATGTTCCCCGCCGCCGGCGCACCGATCTGGCGGCAGATCTTCCAGGCCGATCTGGGTACCGAGGTTCTCGCGCAACACGCACTCGCCCTGCTGGGGCACGGCATGGAGCCGCGTCATGAAGACTGA
- a CDS encoding chemotaxis protein CheD, producing the protein MHTPDGQDIQVRMCEVKVGSGNDVLHAILGSCVGIGLLWRRRGLYGMAHCLLPESPHATTAEGAKYVTGAMPTLLSMMELAPRHQEEVEAVIAGGACMVQHATPPRHGLIGEQNVRMAQRLLAETRIRVVHVEVGGESGRQLVIDCAQHQFAVRTIGRTT; encoded by the coding sequence ATGCACACGCCTGACGGTCAGGACATCCAGGTGCGCATGTGCGAGGTGAAGGTCGGCAGCGGCAACGACGTGCTGCACGCCATCCTCGGCTCGTGCGTGGGCATCGGCCTGCTGTGGCGTCGCCGTGGCCTGTACGGCATGGCGCATTGCCTGCTGCCCGAGTCGCCGCATGCGACCACGGCCGAAGGCGCCAAGTACGTCACCGGCGCCATGCCGACGCTGTTGTCGATGATGGAACTGGCGCCGCGGCACCAGGAGGAAGTGGAGGCGGTGATCGCGGGTGGTGCCTGCATGGTGCAGCACGCCACGCCGCCGCGCCACGGATTGATCGGCGAGCAGAACGTGCGCATGGCGCAGCGGCTGCTGGCCGAAACCAGGATCAGGGTCGTGCATGTCGAAGTAGGTGGCGAAAGCGGTCGCCAGCTCGTGATCGACTGCGCGCAACACCAATTTGCGGTCCGCACGATTGGCCGCACGACGTGA
- a CDS encoding VOC family protein, with protein MSTSRVSGSTIIPGLRYRDAHAAIDWLCKAFGFEKHAVYDDDQGGVAHAQLTYGNGMLMLGSVRDNEFGKRVIQPDQADGRETQCPYVVVTDCKAHYEQARTAGAIIIDEYAEKDYGGAGYSCRDLEGHLWSFGSYDPWAGGGG; from the coding sequence ATGAGCACATCTCGCGTTTCCGGCAGCACGATCATCCCCGGCCTGCGCTATCGCGATGCGCATGCCGCCATCGACTGGCTGTGCAAGGCCTTCGGGTTCGAGAAACACGCGGTCTACGACGACGACCAGGGCGGCGTGGCGCATGCCCAGCTCACCTATGGCAACGGCATGCTGATGCTGGGCTCGGTGCGGGACAACGAATTCGGCAAGCGCGTGATCCAGCCGGACCAGGCCGACGGACGCGAAACGCAATGTCCCTATGTCGTGGTGACGGACTGCAAGGCGCATTACGAACAGGCCAGGACCGCCGGTGCCATCATCATCGACGAATACGCCGAGAAGGATTACGGCGGCGCCGGCTACAGCTGCCGCGACCTGGAAGGTCATCTGTGGTCGTTCGGCAGTTATGACCCGTGGGCCGGGGGCGGCGGCTGA
- a CDS encoding AraC family transcriptional regulator, translating to MKANTREDYLHRIDRVVAVLQSAVEQGGELPELVQLAEVAHLSPFHFHRIYRALSGETVGQTVARLRLLRALQLLAGAGERITDTALAVGYETPQAFARAFRQAFDATPSELRGQRERLHEAMQRLRLPATPVQASEPVLKVEVVSVEPFRVVAARYVGDHRALDQAYGRLFEWAAGHALLERMAGIYGVPHDGMPDSVPDEGAFDCALAFAGNEVAIDAHTFALQLGGGLWARWRHIGSYDRLGVLTDRLIAGWLPGSGYRLRDELPFRHFLDDPEDTPEAVLRADIYLPVAPV from the coding sequence ATGAAAGCGAACACGCGAGAGGACTACCTGCATCGCATCGACCGCGTGGTCGCCGTGCTGCAGTCTGCGGTAGAGCAGGGCGGCGAGCTGCCCGAACTGGTGCAACTGGCCGAGGTGGCGCACCTGTCGCCGTTCCACTTCCATCGCATCTACCGGGCGCTGTCGGGTGAAACGGTGGGACAGACGGTGGCCCGCCTGCGCCTGCTGCGGGCCCTGCAGTTGCTGGCCGGGGCAGGCGAACGCATCACCGACACGGCGCTGGCCGTGGGCTATGAGACGCCGCAGGCCTTCGCCCGGGCATTCCGCCAGGCATTCGATGCCACGCCGAGTGAACTGCGTGGGCAGCGGGAACGCCTGCACGAGGCGATGCAGCGCCTGCGCCTTCCAGCCACGCCGGTGCAGGCGAGCGAGCCGGTGCTGAAGGTGGAGGTGGTGTCGGTGGAGCCGTTTCGCGTGGTGGCCGCCCGATACGTGGGCGATCACCGGGCGCTGGATCAGGCGTATGGACGGCTGTTCGAGTGGGCCGCCGGCCACGCGCTGCTCGAACGCATGGCCGGCATCTACGGTGTGCCGCACGACGGCATGCCGGACAGCGTCCCTGACGAGGGTGCCTTCGACTGCGCGCTCGCCTTCGCAGGCAATGAGGTGGCGATCGACGCCCATACCTTTGCGCTGCAGCTCGGCGGCGGCCTGTGGGCACGCTGGCGGCATATCGGTTCCTATGACCGCCTGGGCGTGCTCACCGACCGGCTCATCGCCGGCTGGTTGCCGGGCAGCGGTTACCGGCTGCGCGACGAGCTGCCGTTCCGGCACTTCCTGGACGATCCGGAGGACACGCCCGAAGCGGTGCTGCGGGCAGATATCTACCTGCCCGTGGCGCCTGTCTGA
- a CDS encoding chemotaxis protein CheW, with protein sequence MESSSALTARQDATEMFGSFHLGDTELVLPVATVQEVVNYPSVVTQVPLAPSYLLGLFNLRGRLIPIIHLGQLLQVADRGAREGSKIAIVEFRQGRIGLLFDATGEILRVSGEQKVMFSEAGATSSMIGGALKLDGGNRILQILNVDALHALHDMPMPTGDAQALEPARQRAAQGQRRQGVSFRVNDTRLALPMGAIHEIIRVPELLTSVLASELCLGMLNLRGNTVPVVDFARFLGLSREGAVAVAPGDFEDPRRIVVLRQKDRDVGLLVDDVESIVGYRDEELLAIPSFCAERPQLFTGCISQQGGPDILLIDETALLSDAIVADLTKGHRELYQLESAAERGQGRRRSGVRETYVTFRLDQLMGMRIDQLREVIDFPATVMQPPGAPDYVRGVLNLRRKLVTIIDMRVLYGMKGYANLQAAKVLVVENDEEKFGLVVDAIENIVTIDAADKIGVPGVLRNQIDRSLRDDMREVVELPDQSTLLLLDAAPLKQRLGAAPVH encoded by the coding sequence ATGGAATCCTCGAGCGCATTGACGGCCCGGCAGGACGCCACCGAAATGTTCGGCTCGTTCCACCTGGGAGACACCGAGCTGGTGCTGCCGGTGGCGACCGTGCAGGAGGTGGTGAACTACCCCTCCGTCGTCACGCAGGTGCCGCTGGCGCCGTCCTATCTGCTGGGCCTGTTCAATCTGCGCGGCCGGCTGATTCCCATCATCCATCTTGGCCAGTTGCTGCAGGTGGCCGATCGCGGTGCACGCGAAGGTTCGAAGATCGCCATTGTCGAGTTCCGCCAGGGGCGCATCGGGCTGCTGTTCGATGCCACCGGCGAGATCCTTCGCGTGTCGGGCGAGCAGAAGGTGATGTTCAGTGAAGCCGGTGCGACGTCGTCGATGATCGGCGGTGCGCTGAAGCTGGATGGCGGCAACCGCATCCTGCAGATCCTCAACGTGGATGCCTTGCACGCCCTGCACGACATGCCGATGCCCACGGGCGACGCACAGGCGCTTGAGCCCGCGCGGCAGCGCGCTGCGCAGGGGCAGCGCCGCCAGGGCGTGTCCTTCCGGGTGAACGACACGCGCCTTGCCCTGCCGATGGGGGCCATCCACGAGATCATCCGCGTGCCCGAGCTGCTCACCTCCGTGCTGGCCAGTGAACTGTGCCTTGGCATGCTCAACCTGCGTGGCAATACCGTGCCGGTGGTCGACTTCGCGCGTTTCCTGGGGTTGTCGCGCGAAGGTGCCGTCGCCGTGGCGCCGGGAGATTTCGAGGACCCGCGACGCATCGTGGTGCTGCGCCAGAAAGACAGGGATGTCGGCCTGCTGGTGGACGATGTCGAGAGCATCGTCGGCTATCGCGACGAGGAGCTGCTGGCCATTCCTTCGTTCTGCGCGGAACGGCCGCAGCTGTTCACCGGCTGCATCAGCCAGCAGGGTGGCCCCGACATCCTGCTGATCGACGAAACCGCCCTGTTGAGCGATGCCATCGTGGCCGACCTGACGAAGGGGCATCGCGAGCTGTATCAGCTGGAGTCGGCGGCCGAACGTGGGCAGGGCAGGCGCCGCAGCGGCGTGCGCGAAACCTATGTGACGTTCCGGCTCGACCAGCTGATGGGCATGCGCATCGACCAGCTGCGCGAAGTCATCGATTTCCCCGCTACCGTGATGCAGCCGCCGGGTGCGCCGGACTATGTACGTGGCGTGCTCAACCTGCGTCGCAAGCTGGTCACCATCATCGACATGCGCGTGCTCTACGGCATGAAGGGCTACGCCAACCTGCAGGCCGCCAAGGTGCTGGTGGTGGAAAACGACGAAGAAAAGTTCGGCCTCGTGGTGGATGCCATCGAAAATATCGTGACCATCGACGCGGCCGATAAGATCGGCGTGCCGGGCGTGCTGCGCAACCAGATCGACCGCTCGCTGCGCGATGACATGCGCGAGGTGGTGGAGCTGCCTGACCAGAGCACCTTGCTGTTGCTGGATGCCGCACCGTTGAAGCAGCGCCTGGGAGCCGCGCCGGTGCATTGA